A segment of the Candidatus Zixiibacteriota bacterium genome:
TGATTCCTTCCCTATCGACAATGATTATGACTCGTTCGCTGTATCCCGACTTCGTCATGACCCCGTACTTGCGGCAGACTTCTCCATAAGGCCACTGGTCGGAAAGTAATGGATAGGTTATCCCCCCCAGGCTTTTCTGCCAGGCTTGATGACATGGTATAGAATCAACCGATATACCCAGCACCTGGGTATTGTACCGCTCAAACTCGGGCAAGTCCCGCTCGTATGACGGTATCTGGTTAGTTCAGACCGGCGTCCAGTCCAGAGGGTAAAACGCCAATAAGACGTTTTTCTTGCCTCTGAAACTCGAAAGTCGAACGCGTCCACCCAGGTGGGACGGCAAAGTGAAGTCGGGCGCTTTCTGTCCCACCTTCACTTTTTTTCGGTATAAGCCAAACACTGGAAAATTATCCCTCAAATTTTGAGAATTTATCGGATGGAGCACCGCAAACCGGGCAATTCTCCGGCGGGGTCTCCCCGCTATGGACATATCCGCAAACTTCGCAAACCCATTCCATAACATCATCCCCCTTAATCTTCCATGGGAGCGCTGTCTTCTGTCGAAAACCAGTAGTAGTTTCCCGACATCGCTTCCCGTTCTGCCATCAAGAGCTCGTAGTGACTGTGCTCTTCGTCCTCCAGTTGCTCCATAATCTGCCTAAAATCTTTGTCGTCAACTAAGTGCTTTCCTTCTTTGTAGAACTTGGTCGCCGCCAGTTCGGCATCAATGGCAAGATTAATATAGTCAATTTCGGAACGAAGTCTCTTTAGCCGTCCCTTTTCAAATACTTGCGCCAAAGCGTTTATACCCTTTGGCGGGAGTTCCCCGATTTCGCCGCCGACAAACTTCTTATAAAGATTCACCAGCACCGCTTTATGCCGTTTTTCATCGTTGCGAAGATTCTCCAGACGTCTCTTTGCCTCCGGATTGGTCGCCTTTTCCGCCAAGAGATTGTAAAAGGTATAACCGTCTTCCTCC
Coding sequences within it:
- a CDS encoding rubredoxin-like domain-containing protein → MEWVCEVCGYVHSGETPPENCPVCGAPSDKFSKFEG
- a CDS encoding ferritin family protein — its product is MQSEQYKDKAGILKSAIKGEEDGYTFYNLLAEKATNPEAKRRLENLRNDEKRHKAVLVNLYKKFVGGEIGELPPKGINALAQVFEKGRLKRLRSEIDYINLAIDAELAATKFYKEGKHLVDDKDFRQIMEQLEDEEHSHYELLMAEREAMSGNYYWFSTEDSAPMED
- a CDS encoding redoxin domain-containing protein → MLHPINSQNLRDNFPVFGLYRKKVKVGQKAPDFTLPSHLGGRVRLSSFRGKKNVLLAFYPLDWTPVUTNQIPSYERDLPEFERYNTQVLGISVDSIPCHQAWQKSLGGITYPLLSDQWPYGEVCRKYGVMTKSGYSERVIIIVDREGIIRDIDVVGLANIPDNSRTMAQLAKIQGR